One genomic window of Bacteroidales bacterium includes the following:
- the accB gene encoding acetyl-CoA carboxylase biotin carboxyl carrier protein: MDYKELKDFIKAVAKSGVSEVDIKTEKMRLSVKVGTGGKGATHTETIIQQVPVHTALTTGPILQQPMQQNLQTQVQPPVNTDAKAETEDNSKYITVKSPMVGTFYRKPSPDKDTFVNIGDNVKENTVVCIIEAMKLFNEIEAEVSGKIVKVLVEDASPVEFGQDLFLVDPS, encoded by the coding sequence ATGGACTATAAAGAATTAAAAGATTTTATAAAAGCGGTTGCAAAATCCGGTGTAAGCGAAGTTGACATAAAAACAGAAAAAATGAGGTTAAGCGTCAAAGTAGGGACAGGTGGAAAAGGAGCAACACATACAGAAACAATTATTCAGCAAGTTCCTGTACACACAGCCCTTACAACAGGTCCTATTTTACAACAACCGATGCAGCAAAACTTGCAAACACAAGTACAGCCCCCTGTTAATACTGACGCAAAAGCTGAAACAGAGGATAATTCTAAATATATTACAGTTAAATCTCCGATGGTAGGAACTTTTTACAGAAAACCTTCTCCCGATAAAGATACATTTGTTAATATCGGTGATAATGTTAAAGAAAATACGGTTGTTTGTATTATTGAAGCCATGAAATTATTTAACGAAATTGAAGCAGAAGTATCCGGTAAAATTGTGAAGGTTTTAGTTGAGGATGCCAGTCCGGTTGAATTTGGACAAGATTTATTTTTGGTTGACCCAAGCTAA
- a CDS encoding polymer-forming cytoskeletal protein — translation MKKQNNIISEPGLTNQLKKGTTINGDLTSESDARIDGIVNGNLNVKGKIIIGPTGEVTGDITCSVCEISGKVKGKLNIDSSLTLKSSANYTGEMSSNKLIIEPGAVFNGTCKMESKKNAPGFTNEKK, via the coding sequence ATGAAGAAGCAAAATAATATTATTTCGGAACCGGGACTTACAAACCAACTTAAAAAAGGAACAACGATAAACGGTGATTTAACATCAGAAAGTGATGCAAGAATAGACGGAATTGTTAACGGAAATTTAAATGTTAAAGGTAAAATTATTATCGGCCCTACAGGAGAAGTTACCGGAGATATTACTTGCTCTGTTTGTGAAATTTCAGGAAAAGTTAAAGGGAAACTTAATATTGACAGCAGTTTAACTTTAAAATCCAGTGCAAATTATACCGGAGAAATGTCTTCAAACAAATTGATTATTGAGCCCGGTGCTGTCTTTAACGGTACATGCAAAATGGAATCTAAAAAAAATGCACCCGGATTTACGAACGAAAAAAAATAA
- a CDS encoding GDP-L-fucose synthase codes for MNKDSKIYVAGANGLVGSSIVRGLKSNGYVNFIFTPHSEYDLRNQQTVKDFFEKEKPDVVFLAAAKVGGIVANNTYRAEFIYDNLQIQNNIIHQSYLADVEKLVFLGSSCIYPKNSPQPMEEDFLLTSELEYTNEPYAIAKIAGIKMIESYNLQYGTNFIAVMPTNLYGLNDNFDLEKSHVLPALVRKMHLGKALNENKFETIKKDLNKLPIEGVNGEAGQGEILNVLKKYGISENSITLWGSGKPRREFLHSDDLADACVHIAENIDFEKILSNNYNIEKAVYPLTNQEIRNTHINIGTGRDISISELADLIKTEIVNYKGNIIWDTDKPDGTFQKLLNVEKLNNLGWKEKIGLKEGIKDVYEDYIK; via the coding sequence ATGAATAAAGATTCAAAAATATATGTTGCAGGAGCAAACGGTTTAGTCGGGAGCTCGATAGTAAGGGGCTTAAAATCAAACGGATATGTTAATTTTATTTTTACTCCTCATTCTGAATATGATTTAAGAAACCAGCAAACGGTAAAGGATTTTTTTGAAAAGGAAAAACCGGATGTTGTTTTTTTGGCAGCGGCAAAGGTAGGCGGTATTGTAGCAAATAATACATACAGAGCCGAATTTATTTATGATAATTTGCAAATTCAGAACAACATAATTCATCAATCTTATTTAGCGGATGTCGAGAAACTTGTTTTTTTGGGAAGTTCGTGTATTTACCCCAAAAACAGCCCGCAACCGATGGAGGAAGATTTTTTATTAACTTCTGAACTTGAATATACAAACGAACCTTATGCAATTGCAAAAATTGCAGGAATTAAAATGATTGAAAGTTATAATTTACAATACGGAACAAATTTTATTGCCGTAATGCCGACAAATTTATACGGACTTAACGATAATTTTGATTTAGAAAAATCTCATGTTTTGCCTGCACTGGTCAGAAAGATGCATTTGGGCAAAGCTCTGAATGAAAATAAATTTGAAACAATAAAAAAAGATTTGAATAAGTTGCCCATTGAGGGAGTTAACGGTGAAGCCGGGCAAGGCGAAATTTTGAATGTTTTAAAAAAGTACGGTATTTCAGAAAATTCAATAACTTTATGGGGAAGCGGAAAACCGAGAAGAGAATTTTTACATTCTGATGATTTGGCGGATGCATGTGTACATATTGCAGAAAATATTGATTTTGAAAAGATATTATCGAATAATTACAATATTGAAAAAGCTGTTTATCCTCTAACAAATCAGGAAATAAGGAATACACATATTAATATCGGTACGGGAAGAGATATTTCAATTTCGGAGCTTGCAGATTTAATAAAAACTGAAATTGTTAATTATAAGGGTAATATTATTTGGGACACAGACAAACCTGACGGAACTTTTCAAAAGTTACTTAATGTAGAAAAGCTAAATAATTTGGGATGGAAAGAAAAGATAGGACTAAAAGAGGGAATCAAAGATGTGTATGAAGATTATATTAAATAA
- the gcvP gene encoding aminomethyl-transferring glycine dehydrogenase — protein sequence MQTDRFSNRHIGPRNNDIKDMLSTIGLNSVDELIDKIVPDSILLKKELKLDKAISEYDYQKNIAKIIAKNKIYKTYIGTGYYNTISPAVIIRNVLENPVWYTSYTPYQAEISQGRLEALLNFQTVITELTACEIANASLLDEATAASEAMIMMANSRNRKAVKEGTNVLFVDENIFPQTLEVILGKAEPLDIKIETGSFKSCELHDKIFGAIIQYPANDGKIYNYSEFTKAAHEKGILVSVAADLLSLAILTPPGEWDADIVFGTTQRFGIPMGYGGPHAAYFATRENFKRKIPGRIIGVSKDVHGNKALRMALQTREQHIKREKATSNICTAQALLATMAGMYAVYHGKEGLIDIASSIHAKANIISEQITKLGYKQENENYFDTLKIQLPDSVPVKELKKIAIKKKVNFRYFSENRIGISINETTSILDINNILRVFSLAIGKDIKKITKIENSFSFNSKFKRRTSFLKQDVFKKYHSETEMMRYIKMLERKDMSLTHSMISLGSCTMKLNPATLMMPLSSPYLGEIHPFVPKNQAKGYHQIFEELKNDLLEITGFDDITFQPNSGASGEYTGLMIIREYQKTTIEENRNIVLIPASAHGTNPASAVMAGMEVVIVKCDENGNIDVEDLKAKAEEHKENLSAMMITYPSTHGVFETEVVEMCKIIHKNGGQVYMDGANMNAQVGITNPAKIGADVCHLNLHKTFAIPHGGGGPGVGPVAVAKHLSGFLPGHPTVKTGGKNAIKAVSAAPWGSASILGITHGYLKMLGADGLLNSTKTAILNANYIAASLKNYFKILYTGKNGYVAHEMILECRNFKQEADINEADIAKRLMDYGFHAPTLSFPVHGTLMVEPTESESKQEMDKFIESMISIYNEIQDIKNGKCDKHDNMLKNAPHCEQVLISDNWEHKYSRETAAYPLSHIRTNKFQIPVGRIDDAYGDRNLFCTCDPVESFE from the coding sequence ATGCAAACAGATAGGTTTTCAAATCGTCACATCGGCCCTCGCAACAATGACATTAAAGATATGTTATCAACAATCGGTTTAAATTCCGTTGATGAATTAATTGATAAAATTGTTCCTGATTCTATTCTTTTGAAAAAAGAATTAAAACTTGATAAAGCAATAAGTGAATATGATTATCAAAAGAATATTGCAAAAATAATTGCAAAAAATAAAATATATAAAACATATATAGGAACGGGATATTACAATACAATAAGCCCTGCCGTTATTATCAGAAATGTTCTTGAAAACCCTGTTTGGTACACTTCTTACACACCTTATCAGGCAGAAATTTCACAAGGAAGATTAGAAGCTCTTTTAAATTTCCAAACCGTTATTACCGAATTAACAGCTTGCGAAATTGCAAATGCTTCTTTATTAGATGAAGCAACAGCAGCATCCGAAGCAATGATAATGATGGCAAATTCTCGTAACCGAAAAGCTGTTAAAGAAGGAACAAATGTTCTTTTTGTTGACGAAAACATTTTTCCGCAAACATTAGAAGTGATTCTCGGTAAAGCTGAGCCTTTGGACATTAAAATTGAAACCGGCAGCTTTAAAAGTTGCGAACTACATGATAAAATTTTTGGTGCAATAATTCAATATCCTGCAAATGACGGAAAAATTTATAATTATTCCGAGTTCACAAAAGCAGCACATGAAAAAGGAATTTTAGTAAGTGTCGCAGCTGATTTATTAAGCCTTGCAATTTTAACTCCTCCCGGAGAATGGGATGCCGACATTGTTTTCGGCACAACACAACGTTTCGGAATTCCTATGGGCTACGGCGGACCTCATGCAGCATATTTTGCAACAAGAGAAAATTTCAAAAGAAAAATTCCCGGCAGAATTATAGGTGTTTCAAAAGATGTTCACGGTAACAAAGCATTACGTATGGCATTGCAAACTCGCGAGCAGCATATAAAACGAGAAAAAGCAACCTCAAACATTTGTACGGCACAGGCTCTTTTAGCAACAATGGCAGGGATGTATGCTGTTTATCACGGAAAAGAAGGTTTGATTGATATTGCTTCATCAATTCATGCAAAAGCAAACATTATTTCCGAACAAATTACAAAACTCGGCTATAAACAAGAAAATGAAAATTATTTTGACACACTAAAAATACAACTTCCCGATTCAGTACCGGTAAAAGAGCTTAAAAAAATTGCAATTAAGAAAAAAGTAAATTTCAGATATTTTTCCGAAAATAGAATAGGAATAAGTATAAACGAAACAACTTCAATTCTTGATATAAACAATATACTTCGTGTATTTTCATTAGCAATCGGGAAAGACATTAAAAAAATTACTAAAATTGAAAATAGTTTCAGCTTTAATTCAAAATTTAAACGGCGAACATCTTTTTTAAAGCAGGACGTTTTCAAAAAATATCATTCCGAAACAGAAATGATGCGCTACATTAAAATGCTTGAACGCAAAGATATGTCATTAACACATTCTATGATTTCTTTGGGTTCTTGCACAATGAAACTTAACCCTGCAACTCTGATGATGCCTTTAAGCAGTCCGTATCTTGGAGAAATTCATCCTTTTGTTCCGAAAAATCAAGCAAAAGGTTATCATCAGATATTTGAAGAACTAAAAAATGATTTATTAGAAATCACAGGTTTTGATGATATTACATTTCAGCCTAATTCCGGAGCATCGGGAGAATACACCGGACTAATGATTATCAGAGAATACCAAAAAACAACTATAGAAGAAAACAGGAATATTGTACTAATTCCGGCATCTGCTCACGGTACAAATCCGGCAAGTGCAGTTATGGCAGGTATGGAAGTTGTTATTGTTAAATGCGATGAAAACGGTAATATTGATGTTGAAGATTTAAAAGCAAAAGCAGAAGAGCATAAAGAAAATTTATCTGCAATGATGATTACATATCCTTCTACACACGGTGTGTTTGAAACAGAAGTTGTTGAGATGTGTAAAATAATTCACAAAAACGGAGGGCAAGTATATATGGACGGTGCAAACATGAACGCACAAGTAGGAATAACAAATCCGGCAAAAATTGGTGCTGATGTTTGCCACCTTAACTTACATAAAACATTTGCAATTCCTCACGGCGGAGGCGGTCCCGGAGTAGGTCCCGTTGCAGTTGCAAAACACCTTTCAGGATTCTTACCCGGACACCCGACAGTAAAAACAGGAGGAAAAAATGCAATTAAAGCTGTTTCGGCAGCACCTTGGGGCAGTGCAAGTATTCTTGGTATCACACACGGATACTTGAAAATGTTGGGAGCAGACGGGCTGCTTAATTCAACAAAAACAGCAATTTTAAATGCAAATTATATTGCCGCTTCCTTAAAAAACTATTTTAAAATTCTTTATACCGGAAAAAACGGTTATGTTGCACATGAAATGATTTTAGAATGTCGAAACTTCAAACAAGAAGCCGATATAAATGAAGCCGACATAGCAAAACGGCTTATGGATTACGGCTTTCATGCTCCTACACTTTCATTTCCCGTTCACGGAACATTAATGGTTGAGCCTACGGAGAGCGAGTCGAAACAAGAAATGGATAAGTTCATTGAATCAATGATTTCAATATACAACGAAATTCAAGACATAAAAAACGGCAAATGTGATAAACATGATAATATGTTGAAAAATGCACCACATTGCGAGCAAGTGCTAATTTCTGACAACTGGGAACATAAATATTCCCGAGAAACAGCGGCTTATCCTTTATCGCATATCAGAACAAATAAGTTTCAAATTCCGGTAGGCAGGATTGATGATGCATACGGTGACCGAAATTTGTTTTGTACATGCGACCCCGTTGAAAGTTTTGAATGA
- a CDS encoding AtpZ/AtpI family protein codes for MHPDLRTKKNKSSKKHNLSLKNYAKYSGIAFQMAAIIIIGTFGGYKLDQYFGFEKHILTLILSLLSVILAIYTAIKDFLKK; via the coding sequence ATGCACCCGGATTTACGAACGAAAAAAAATAAAAGCTCAAAAAAACATAACCTGTCGTTAAAAAACTATGCAAAATATTCCGGCATTGCTTTTCAAATGGCGGCAATTATAATTATCGGAACATTCGGAGGATATAAATTAGACCAATATTTCGGTTTTGAAAAACACATTTTAACTCTTATTTTATCCTTGCTTTCTGTTATATTGGCTATTTATACTGCTATTAAAGATTTTCTGAAAAAATAA
- a CDS encoding DUF177 domain-containing protein, with translation MNRFIIKFRGLSEEKYRFEADDTFFNQFKESEIKKGTVHFDVKMVFNKNLITLNISLKGNVFVECDRCLDYFYQKIKHKTILYVEFGYENSDITDVDNKIILSNKENEIVLDKHFYDYIHLSLPYQKVHPKHNNGNSGCNIEMINKMAEFSSVNNKKTDPRWDQLKNLFN, from the coding sequence ATGAATAGGTTTATAATTAAGTTCAGAGGTTTAAGCGAAGAAAAGTACCGTTTTGAAGCAGATGATACTTTTTTTAATCAATTTAAAGAAAGTGAAATAAAAAAAGGAACGGTTCACTTTGATGTGAAAATGGTTTTTAACAAAAACTTGATTACATTAAATATATCGTTAAAAGGAAATGTTTTTGTTGAATGCGACAGATGTTTAGATTACTTTTATCAGAAAATAAAACATAAAACCATTCTTTATGTTGAGTTCGGGTATGAAAACTCGGACATAACAGATGTTGACAATAAAATAATATTGAGTAACAAAGAAAACGAAATAGTTCTTGATAAGCATTTTTACGATTATATACATTTAAGTTTACCGTATCAAAAAGTTCACCCGAAACACAATAACGGTAATTCAGGTTGTAATATTGAAATGATTAATAAAATGGCGGAATTTTCTTCCGTAAATAATAAGAAAACAGACCCCAGATGGGATCAATTAAAAAATCTTTTTAATTAA
- the rpmF gene encoding 50S ribosomal protein L32 — protein sequence MAHPKRKISKQRRDKRRTHIKATTQQLSTCSNCGATVRYHTVCSECGHYRGKLAIEKEEAL from the coding sequence ATGGCACATCCTAAAAGAAAAATATCTAAACAAAGAAGAGATAAACGTCGAACACACATTAAAGCAACAACCCAACAACTGTCAACGTGTTCAAATTGCGGAGCAACCGTAAGGTATCATACAGTTTGCTCTGAATGCGGTCATTACAGAGGAAAATTGGCAATTGAGAAAGAAGAAGCATTGTAG
- a CDS encoding ketoacyl-ACP synthase III, whose translation MTKINAAITGIGGYVPDYILTNDELSTMVDTSDEWIMTRIGIKERHILKEEGKGTSDMGAEAVKQLLTKTGTKPEEVDLLICTTVTPDMQFPATANIISDKIGIKNAFSFDLNAGCSGFLFGMSTASKFIQSGHYKKVVLVGADKMSSIVDYTDRSVSPIFGDGAGAVLFEPTTEDVGFIDEKLHVDGSGRVHLHQKAGGSVKPASHETVDAREHFIYQEGQAVFKAAVKGMADISVEMMKKHNLSSDDIAWLVPHQANNRIISATAKRMNLSPEKVMINIERYGNTTDGTLPLLLWEWEKKLKKGDKLIFATFGAGFTWGAIYFKWAYNS comes from the coding sequence ATGACAAAAATAAATGCAGCAATTACCGGAATAGGCGGATATGTCCCCGATTATATTTTAACAAATGACGAACTATCTACTATGGTTGACACGTCTGACGAATGGATAATGACACGAATCGGAATAAAAGAAAGACATATACTCAAAGAAGAAGGAAAAGGAACTTCTGACATGGGTGCAGAAGCAGTAAAACAATTATTAACAAAAACCGGAACAAAACCGGAAGAAGTTGATTTGTTAATTTGTACAACAGTTACACCTGATATGCAATTTCCGGCAACTGCAAATATTATTTCAGATAAAATAGGTATAAAAAATGCTTTCAGTTTTGACTTAAATGCAGGATGTTCGGGATTTTTATTCGGAATGTCAACCGCATCTAAATTCATTCAATCCGGTCATTATAAGAAAGTTGTGCTGGTAGGTGCAGATAAAATGTCTTCAATTGTTGATTATACCGATCGCTCCGTAAGCCCGATATTTGGAGACGGTGCCGGAGCTGTTTTATTTGAGCCCACAACTGAAGACGTAGGATTTATTGACGAAAAATTACATGTTGACGGTTCAGGACGTGTACACCTCCATCAAAAAGCCGGGGGTTCGGTAAAACCGGCTTCACATGAAACGGTTGATGCTCGTGAACACTTTATTTATCAGGAAGGACAGGCTGTTTTTAAGGCTGCTGTAAAAGGAATGGCTGACATTTCCGTTGAGATGATGAAAAAACATAATTTATCTTCCGATGATATTGCATGGCTTGTTCCCCACCAAGCTAATAACAGAATTATTTCCGCAACAGCTAAAAGAATGAATCTATCCCCCGAAAAAGTTATGATTAATATTGAACGTTACGGAAATACAACAGACGGAACCCTTCCTCTGCTTCTGTGGGAATGGGAAAAAAAGCTTAAAAAAGGTGACAAATTAATTTTTGCAACATTCGGTGCCGGCTTTACATGGGGTGCTATATATTTTAAATGGGCATACAATTCATAA
- a CDS encoding MBL fold metallo-hydrolase, whose translation MKVHRLVFSSFEVNTYIVSDKSNECVIIDPACKNKQEQNYLLNFLKEQRLKPVKLLNTHCHLDHVFGNKFVSDTFNLETEAHKEEEFNITNSVNAANLYGVQMEKPYPVKKFLKEGDKIKFGVSELEMFHVPGHTAGSIVFYNKKEKLAIVGDVLFNGSIGRTDLPGGDFDTLINGIKTKLFKLDDSVTVYPGHGPATSIGKEKQTNPFLSGTQL comes from the coding sequence ATGAAAGTACACCGATTAGTTTTCAGTTCATTTGAAGTTAACACTTACATTGTCAGCGATAAATCTAACGAATGTGTTATTATTGACCCTGCTTGCAAGAATAAACAAGAGCAAAATTATTTACTGAACTTTTTGAAGGAACAACGTTTAAAACCGGTAAAATTATTAAACACGCATTGCCATCTCGATCACGTTTTTGGGAATAAATTTGTAAGCGATACATTCAACCTTGAAACCGAAGCACATAAAGAAGAAGAATTTAATATTACAAATTCTGTCAATGCAGCAAATCTTTACGGTGTACAAATGGAAAAACCTTACCCGGTAAAAAAATTTCTTAAAGAAGGCGATAAAATTAAGTTCGGGGTTTCAGAATTAGAAATGTTTCACGTCCCGGGGCATACAGCAGGAAGTATCGTTTTTTATAATAAAAAAGAAAAACTTGCAATAGTCGGAGATGTTCTTTTTAACGGCAGCATAGGAAGAACCGATCTTCCCGGCGGAGATTTCGATACTTTAATAAACGGCATAAAAACCAAATTATTTAAATTGGACGATTCGGTAACGGTATATCCGGGACACGGTCCGGCAACAAGCATAGGAAAAGAAAAACAAACCAATCCGTTTTTATCCGGAACTCAATTATAA
- a CDS encoding DNA/RNA non-specific endonuclease → MKNLLSVTFLSILLFLSYSCKKDNFKPENIELPAPVGNHQIIEHYAYTLSYNEEHEQADWVAYELTKEEVLNQTYDRTDDFREDPNVTSTSAQLSDYEPTSQSYARGHLAPAADFRWSETAMSESFYMSNMSPMLHEFNSGKWFYLEAEVRNWAEIYDGVYVITGGILKDGLPTIGTSGVSIPEKFYKIILDPDEEKAIAFIMPNEDIRDTFKNYAVTIDKVEEETGLDFFPGLEDKLEEKIESTLNMSKWTFDYYK, encoded by the coding sequence ATGAAGAATCTTCTTTCTGTAACATTTCTCTCAATCCTGCTATTTTTATCATATTCTTGCAAAAAAGATAATTTTAAACCTGAGAATATTGAACTTCCTGCTCCGGTAGGCAACCATCAAATTATTGAACATTATGCCTACACCCTTTCATATAATGAAGAACATGAGCAAGCTGACTGGGTTGCCTATGAATTAACAAAAGAAGAGGTTCTTAATCAAACCTATGACAGAACTGATGACTTCAGAGAAGACCCCAATGTTACAAGCACAAGTGCCCAACTTTCTGACTATGAGCCCACAAGCCAATCTTATGCCAGAGGGCATTTAGCACCTGCAGCAGATTTCAGGTGGTCTGAAACAGCAATGTCAGAAAGTTTTTATATGAGTAATATGTCTCCTATGTTACACGAATTTAACAGCGGTAAATGGTTTTATCTTGAAGCGGAAGTAAGAAATTGGGCTGAAATATATGACGGGGTTTATGTTATAACAGGGGGAATATTAAAAGACGGATTACCAACAATCGGAACAAGCGGAGTCAGCATTCCCGAAAAGTTTTACAAAATAATTTTAGACCCGGATGAAGAAAAAGCAATAGCTTTTATTATGCCAAACGAAGATATCAGAGACACATTTAAAAATTATGCTGTAACAATTGATAAAGTTGAAGAAGAAACCGGTCTTGATTTTTTTCCCGGTTTAGAAGATAAACTTGAAGAAAAAATTGAATCTACGCTAAATATGTCAAAATGGACATTTGACTACTATAAATAG
- the accC gene encoding acetyl-CoA carboxylase biotin carboxylase subunit — MFKKILIANRGEIALRIIRTCKEMGIKTVAVYSTADKESLHVRFADEAVCIGPPPASQSYLDIPKIIAAAEITDADAIHPGYGFLAENAKFSAICEKHEIKFIGPSEDMINMMGDKATAKKTMRKAGVPVVPGSKDIIDTPEEGLKLAKEMSYPVMLKATAGGGGKGMRIVLNEDEFIEKWDAASQESSAAFGNGDLYMEKFINNPRHIEIQIVGDQFGNAAHLSERDCSVQRRHQKLVEETPSPFMTDELRERMGEAAVLAATSIKYEGVGTVEFLVDNKRNFYFMEMNTRIQVEHPITEEVINFDLIKEQIKVAAGAKISGKNYYPKQHAIECRINAEDPYNDFRPSPGKITVLHTPGGHGVRVDTHVYAGYTIPPHYDSMIAKLIITARTREEAIKKMRRALDEFVIEGIKTTIPFHAKLMNDKKFAEGDYTTKFMETFKMD, encoded by the coding sequence ATGTTTAAAAAAATTCTAATTGCAAACAGAGGTGAAATTGCTCTTCGTATTATTCGCACATGCAAAGAAATGGGTATAAAAACCGTTGCTGTTTATTCAACAGCTGACAAAGAAAGTTTACATGTAAGATTTGCAGATGAAGCAGTTTGTATAGGACCTCCGCCCGCAAGTCAATCATATCTTGATATACCCAAAATTATTGCTGCCGCTGAAATTACAGATGCTGATGCAATTCATCCCGGTTACGGGTTTTTAGCAGAAAATGCAAAATTTTCTGCAATTTGTGAAAAACACGAAATTAAGTTTATCGGTCCGTCTGAAGATATGATAAACATGATGGGTGATAAAGCAACTGCAAAAAAAACAATGCGGAAAGCCGGAGTTCCTGTTGTTCCCGGCTCAAAAGACATTATTGACACACCGGAAGAAGGACTTAAACTTGCAAAGGAAATGTCTTATCCCGTTATGCTTAAAGCGACTGCAGGCGGCGGAGGAAAAGGAATGAGAATTGTTTTAAATGAAGATGAATTCATAGAAAAATGGGATGCAGCTTCACAAGAATCTTCGGCTGCATTTGGAAACGGAGATTTATACATGGAAAAATTCATCAACAATCCGCGTCATATTGAAATTCAAATTGTGGGTGACCAATTCGGAAATGCTGCTCATTTATCCGAAAGAGATTGTTCTGTTCAAAGACGTCATCAAAAACTAGTTGAAGAAACACCATCACCTTTTATGACAGACGAATTAAGAGAGAGAATGGGGGAAGCAGCTGTTCTTGCAGCTACGTCAATTAAGTATGAAGGAGTAGGAACTGTTGAGTTTTTGGTTGACAATAAACGCAATTTCTATTTCATGGAAATGAATACCAGAATTCAAGTTGAACACCCGATAACAGAGGAAGTTATTAACTTTGATTTAATTAAAGAACAAATTAAAGTTGCAGCAGGAGCTAAAATAAGCGGAAAAAATTATTATCCTAAGCAACATGCGATTGAATGTCGTATAAATGCAGAAGACCCTTATAATGATTTCAGACCTTCTCCCGGGAAAATAACAGTTTTACACACGCCCGGAGGACACGGCGTACGTGTTGATACTCACGTATATGCCGGATACACTATTCCTCCCCATTACGATTCAATGATTGCAAAATTAATAATTACGGCAAGAACAAGAGAAGAGGCAATTAAAAAAATGAGACGTGCATTAGATGAATTTGTAATTGAAGGAATTAAAACAACTATCCCTTTCCATGCAAAACTTATGAATGATAAAAAGTTTGCAGAAGGAGATTACACAACAAAGTTTATGGAAACATTTAAAATGGATTAA